The sequence TAACGAGGAAAGACGCGTAGACCGAACCCGTGGTTTGCTGAGTAAACGTTCGGTTAATATCTTCTCCCGATGTTGTTAAAGTAGCAGCTCCTCCCGTTGTCGCTAAACCCGTGTAGGTTAAGCTTGGCGAAGTAGCCATAATAGAATTTGTACCACCCGCATTGTGAGCAGACCACCCTTGCGAGGTTAGGGAATAAGGTAGTGTTGTAGCACTAAAATCCTCTGTCAATAGTTGAGCCCTCGCCCCTTGGGCAAAGAGCAAAACCATAAGCCACAGCCATAGCTGGCTTACTTTACGTAAACATCGAAACATCATATAAATTGGATTAGTAAAACTGAGGTAAATTTAGTCTAAACCCAGCTCTTTGGTTTTATCTGATCATTAAATAATGGGTTCACACGATCAATTTAACCTCCTCTTTATAGTGATCGCATCAGCCAGTTAACTAAATAAATATAAACATAAACTTGTAGTAAATTTATCATAAGTAAATAAATGTTAAATAATTGATTACTAGATTAGTTCACAATTCGAAATGCCATTTTTGCCTTCTCACGCGATAGTGCATTGAAATGCCACCACTCGAATTCAATCGAACTAAATCCACCCTGTCGCATGGCCGTCCGAAGGATCTGGCGGTTATCTATCTGCTTCTGGGTCAATTTGCCCGCTTTTAGTAATTCGTCTTCTCGGGACGGATAGGCCAGTTCACCGAAAAAATCGTATTTCGTACCCATATCGAGTGGCTTACCATCTTGAGTAGCAACGGTTAAATCGACGGCACATCCGTAGTTATGAATGGAACCCTTTCGTGGATCAGCCACGTATTTCTGACGTTCGTTTTCGGGCATATCAGGCAATGCATTCCAGAGATTCCACTGGGCTGTACGGGGCCGGGCAGCATCATAAACCAGTAACCGTAAATCGGGATGATGTTCCTGAAGATACTTACTGGCGCTGGCGAGTTTTTTAGCGGCCATGGGTTGCATATACGCCCGCGTGAGGTCACCATATACGTCTTTGCCGACAAAGTTGTCGGTCGTTGAGTATTTAAGCTCAACCAGAATGGATGGGTCTATTTTTTGCACATCAACCAGGCCTTGTTTTACCATTGCCTGTTCGAAACTCTGCGCAAAGAGCGACAGAGCGAATGTATGAACGAGTGAAAAAGTAACTGCAAAAATTGGAATGTGTATCTTCATCGACTTACGTTGCGTCAAAATTGGTTTATGCCAAACGATCCAGTAAACTTACAGCATTTCTAACCAAGCTATAAAGAATGAATAAACGAAGGTAATTCGCTCGTTCACTCTTTCGCTCATTAACAACGCATGGCTCTTAACTACATTTGGGTTGCTTTCTTTGTCATTGCTTTTCTGGTTGCCCTAGCCAAACTGATTTTCCTGGGCGATACCGAAATTTTTAAAATCATTGTAGAGGGACTCTTCGATTCGTCGAAAGTAGCCGTTATGGATATTGCACTGCCCTTGGCGGGGGTTATGACCTTTTTCCTTGGTCTGCTCAACATCGGCGAAAAAGCGGGAGCCATTAATTTTATGGCCCGAATCATTGGCCCTTTTTTCCATAAACTGTTCCCGGAAGTTCCCAAAG comes from Spirosoma aureum and encodes:
- a CDS encoding M15 family metallopeptidase encodes the protein MKIHIPIFAVTFSLVHTFALSLFAQSFEQAMVKQGLVDVQKIDPSILVELKYSTTDNFVGKDVYGDLTRAYMQPMAAKKLASASKYLQEHHPDLRLLVYDAARPRTAQWNLWNALPDMPENERQKYVADPRKGSIHNYGCAVDLTVATQDGKPLDMGTKYDFFGELAYPSREDELLKAGKLTQKQIDNRQILRTAMRQGGFSSIEFEWWHFNALSREKAKMAFRIVN